In the Pseudanabaena sp. BC1403 genome, CAATAGGGAGTTCTCTTAAACATAGTTTTACGCTCTCACAGCAAATTACCGATCGCCTTGATGAGCTATTGATCTATCGAATCCAAGGATTTACTCAGCGAAAGCAGTTTATCTTGATTTTTGTGGCAGTGATTTTCGGAGCAATTCTCTATTTGTTTATTGGCTTTTATTTGTCGGTCATGAGAACTGTAAATCAGTTAGATATAGCTTCTAAACAAATGACAATAGGCGGAGCAATATCAATTAATCTTGATAGTAAAGATGAGCTATCGATGGTTGTCCGATCATTTAACAGTGTCGCGATCGCACTGCGAGAGTCCGAAGCAAAATATCGGAGCATATTTGAGAATTCTGTAGATGGGATTTTCCAAACAACTGTTGAAGGCAAATATCTAAGTGTTAATCCAGCGCTAGCTCGAATTTATGGCTATGAGTCAGTAGAGCAAATGCTTGAAGAAATTGTTGATATCCAGAGAGATCTATATGTTGATCGTGATCGTCGTCAGCAATTTCAGTCTCTAATGGAGGCTAATGATACGATTACCAATTTTGAGTCACAGGTATATAAAAGAGATCGCACGACAATCTGGATTAGCGAGAATGTCCGAGCATTACGAGATAAAAATGGCAAAATCCTTTATTACGAGGGAACTGTTGAAGATATTAGTCAGCGAAAGATTGCAGAAATTGCACTGGAGAAAGCTAACAAACAAATTCTGGCTTTAAACGATCTTCTCAAATTAGAAAATCTAAGGATGAGTAGCGAACTAGATGTAACGCGCAAACTCCAGCAAATGATTTTGCCTAAAGATAAAGAACTAGCATTGATCGCAGGATTAGATATCGCAGGATTTATGGAGCCTGCTGATGAAGTCGGGGGTGATTATTATGATGTGCTGCAACAAAACGGGCGAATTAAAATTGGTATTGGCGATGTCACAGGACATGGACTAGAAAGTGGCATGTTAATGATCATGGTACAGACTGCGGTACGAACCTTACTGCAAAGTGAAGAGAACGATCCTGTCCGTTTTTTAGATATCCTCAATCGCACAATTTATGGCAATGTTCAGAGAATGTCATCTGACAAAAATTTAACTCTATCGTTGATTGACTATGAGCATGGGAAATTGATCTTGAGTGGTCAGCATGAAGAAATGATTGTTGTGCGTAAGAATGGAATGCTAGAAAGATTTGACACTATTGACTTGGGATTTCCGATTGGATTAGAGGAAGAGATTTTTGATTTTCTCTCCCAAAAGCATATTGACCTTCAGGAAGGTGATGTCGTAGTGCTATATACCGACGGTATTACTGAAGCAGAGAATGAAGAAAGACAGCTTTATGGATTGGATCGTCTATGCGAAGTCATCTGTCAACATGTCGATGACCCAGCGATCGCTATTCGTCAAGCAGTTATTGCCGATCTGCGATCGCATATTGGTACTCAGAAGATTTATGACGACATTACTTTATTAGTCCTCAAACAAAAATAAAAAAGCTCAAAAGATGAATGACAGCGCGACGCACTGTCATTCATCTTTTGGGGCAAAAAGCACTAAGAATTATACTTTCTCTTCACAGACCCATCGCCATAATGGATGACTTTTTCCTTTATCCTTTATCCTTTTTACTTGATCAATCAGCGATCGCTTCTCTCGTTGATTAACTCCCCACAAAATAATCGAACTCTGCCAAACTAAAGTCGCTAGAGTCATTGCGATACATATCCCCAAGCCCATCATTGGCAGACGATTATAAGCTAAGGTTATACGTACTCCTGCCCATGTAAAAGCGGCAATC is a window encoding:
- a CDS encoding PP2C family protein-serine/threonine phosphatase, with translation MLLFKPAIALMNRLKYPQKFFLISLLFVLPLALVMNLLLSELDSRIEFTQKEIYGNAYLRPISQLWQYIPQRQLILQNQFYKSLQSINLTAQSEVLQLQTRELDDLQSLIDNEFASLSNVDKRLGVTIQTGEKLKDLQLSWQDLREMTGFIGFRNHNLLIEKINHFRVHVVDYSNLILDPDLDTYYLMDASAVKLPEMQKILNKMMQTSREIVLDKEITNSKKEQLISLLSLLEEYNNDLTSNLERAFRNNPRGNLRNSLSSTLRIFAANLSEVIANTNQMVGKDNKFSLADGFYRQAIGSSLKHSFTLSQQITDRLDELLIYRIQGFTQRKQFILIFVAVIFGAILYLFIGFYLSVMRTVNQLDIASKQMTIGGAISINLDSKDELSMVVRSFNSVAIALRESEAKYRSIFENSVDGIFQTTVEGKYLSVNPALARIYGYESVEQMLEEIVDIQRDLYVDRDRRQQFQSLMEANDTITNFESQVYKRDRTTIWISENVRALRDKNGKILYYEGTVEDISQRKIAEIALEKANKQILALNDLLKLENLRMSSELDVTRKLQQMILPKDKELALIAGLDIAGFMEPADEVGGDYYDVLQQNGRIKIGIGDVTGHGLESGMLMIMVQTAVRTLLQSEENDPVRFLDILNRTIYGNVQRMSSDKNLTLSLIDYEHGKLILSGQHEEMIVVRKNGMLERFDTIDLGFPIGLEEEIFDFLSQKHIDLQEGDVVVLYTDGITEAENEERQLYGLDRLCEVICQHVDDPAIAIRQAVIADLRSHIGTQKIYDDITLLVLKQK